A genome region from Cucumis sativus cultivar 9930 chromosome 4, Cucumber_9930_V3, whole genome shotgun sequence includes the following:
- the LOC101210747 gene encoding protein GRAVITROPIC IN THE LIGHT 1 isoform X1 gives MLICLDICRVLFHIIKREKEIKERNGKKSSPSPINGLGLSAKMDSVKPSAVSSKKSKLARTFAKVLHIRMLSGVSAVDGVEKGKRMPVVKNNGVADSESDSFDCSDEDQQERGAMEAFLAKLFANITALKAAYAQLQYAQCPFDVDGIQLADRSIVSELKSLSELKRCFVKKQFDLLLPETAMLSAELVEQKSVVKLYEISVKKLNSQVRLKDSEIIFLKEKLEEAKSNTKVLEKRMNQSGPLENLQLSAINSNHMARVLRHTVKTIRSFVQLLIDEMKCCGWDIGEAASAIEPHIVYFKEEHKCYAFEAFVCRVMFEGFHFPNFALPNESLPPDKNQQKKLYLRRFAETKSLKSKELIGHGQKPNSTFAKFCRVKYLQLIHPKMESSLFGNLNQRSLVSAGKIPETAFFATFADMARWVWLLHCLAFSFEPEASIFQVNKGCRFTDVYMKAVTEEIFFLSTQPDLGVAFTVVPGFFIGKTIIQCQVYLSQSQQQHHHHHNPVQTKQR, from the exons atgcttatttgtttagatatttgtagagttctttttcatattataaagagagaaaaagaaattaaagagagaaatggGAAAAAGAGCTCTCCTTCTCCCATCAATGGTCTTGGTCTAAGTGCAAAA ATGGATTCGGTAAAGCCGTCTGCTGTATCTTCGAAGAAGAGCAAGCTCGCTCGTACTTTTGCGAAAGTTCTTCACATTCGAATGTTGAGTGGAGTTTCAGCAGTCGATGGAGTCGAGAAAGGTAAACGGATGCCGGTGGTTAAGAATAATGGTGTAGCGGATAGTGAATCGGATTCGTTTGATTGCAGTGATGAAGATCAGCAAGAGAGAGGTGCAATGGAAGCATTCCTTGCAAAATTGTTTGCTAATATTACAGCTTTGAAAGCTGCTTATGCTCAATTACAGTATGCACAATGTCCGTTTGATGTTGATGGGATCCAACTTGCGGATCGAAGTATCGTGTCGGAGTTGAAGAGTTTGTCTGAACTTAAACGATGTTTTGTTAAGAAGCAGTTTGATCTTCTTCTGCCCGAGACTGCAATGTTGTCAGCGGAACTTGTCGAGCAAAAGAGTGTTGTGAAACTGTATGAAATTTCAGTGAAGAAGCTGAACTCTCAGGTGAGACTTAAGGACTCTGAGATTATATTTCTCAAGGAGAAGTTGGAGGAAGCGAAGAGCAACACTAAGGTTCTAGAGAAGAGGATGAATCAAAGCGGACCACTCGAAAACCTTCAGCTTTCTGCTATAAACTCGAATCACATGGCTCGAGTCCTTCGTCATACGGTTAAAACCATTAGAAGTTTTGTCCAATTGTTGATTGATGAGATGAAATGCTGTGGTTGGGATATTGGTGAAGCTGCCTCTGCAATCGAACCACACATAGTTTACTTCAAAGAAGAGCATAAATGTTACGCTTTCGAGGCGTTCGTATGCCGAGTAATGTTTGAGGGCTTCCATTTCCCCAACTTTGCTCTTCCAAACGAGTCCCTACCACCCGACAAGAATCAGCAGAAGAAGCTATACTTGAGGAGGTTTGCcgaaacaaaatcattaaaatccAAAGAGCTCATTGGACATGGCCAGAAGCCCAATTCGACATTCGCCAAATTCTGCCGTGTCAAGTATTTGCAGCTAATACACCCTAAAATGGAGTCGTCGTTGTTCGGGAACTTGAACCAAAGAAGCCTAGTGAGTGCAGGTAAAATCCCAGAGACTGCATTCTTTGCCACATTTGCAGACATGGCTAGATGGGTGTGGCTTCTCCATTGCTTAGCCTTCTCCTTTGAACCGGAGGCATCAATCTTTCAAGTAAACAAAGGATGTCGATTCACCGACGTGTACATGAAAGCTGTAACGGAAGaaatcttcttcctttccacACAACCCGACCTTGGAGTGGCATTCACCGTCGTACCCGGATTCTTCATTGGTAAAACTATAATACAATGCCAAGTTTACCTATCTCAATCACAACAacaacatcatcatcatcataacCCTGTCCAGACAAAACAAAGGTAa
- the LOC101210988 gene encoding ras-related protein RABA1b, translating to MAGYRADDDYDYLFKVVLIGDSGVGKSNLLSRFTKNEFNLESKSTIGVEFATRTLNVDGKVIKAQIWDTAGQERYRAITSAYYRGAVGALLVYDVTRHATFENVDRWLKELKNHTDSNIVVMLVGNKSDLRHLVAVPTEDGKSYAERESLYFIETSALEAVNVEKAFAEVLTQIYHIVSKKAVEGGENGSASAVPAQGEKINIKDESGLNRIKCCSS from the exons ATGGCTGGTTACAGAGCTGATGATGATTACGACTACCTATTCAAGGTGGTTTTGATTGGGGACTCCGGCGTTGGAAAGTCCAATTTGCTCTCCAGATTTACTAAGAACGAGTTCAATCTCGAGTCCAAATCCACCATTGGTGTCGAGTTTGCTACCAGGACCTTGAACGTCGATGGCAAAGTTATCAAAGCTCAGATTTGGGACACTGCTGGCCAAGAAAG GTACCGCGCCATCACTAGTGCCTACTATCGTGGAGCGGTCGGTGCACTCCTTGTATATGATGTCACTCGCCATGCAACATTCGAGAACGTGGACCGGTGGctaaaagaattgaagaacCACACAGATTCCAACATTGTCGTGATGCTTGTTGGAAACAAATCTGATCTTCGCCACCTTGTTGCTGTTCCGACGGAAGATGGTAAGTCATATGCGGAGAGGGAATCACTGTACTTCATCGAAACGTCTGCACTAGAAGCAGTCAATGTGGAGAAAGCATTTGCTGAGGTCCTAACTCAGATCTATCACATTGTAAGCAAGAAGGCCGTTGAAGGAGGAGAAAATGGATCTGCTTCCGCTGTCCCTGCCCAGGGGGAGAAAATAAACATCAAAGACGAATCGGGTTTAAACAGAATCAAATGTTGCTCGAGCTAA
- the LOC101211238 gene encoding pathogen-related protein isoform X1 — MATEGTSTTILPDLPDKYRVFLHLEPPSISWRHGKPPTYGIVNQLFEEGRTKEWPKGSLEEIVQNAVKSWEMELSHKIKLQDFNTINPHKFKLFVNGREGLSGEETLRIGSYNAFLKSPLPEEFQYYKAEEETFESSHDAFRSCFPRGFAWEVIEVYSPPPLIAFKFRHWGFFEGPFKSHSPTGELVQFSGLATLKVDESLRVEEAEVYYDPAELFGGLLKGKITASESQTKDNVKEDLAASVGCPFFKPKE; from the exons atgGCCACTGAGGGAACTTCAACAACAATCCTTCCTGATCTTCCTGATAAATACAGAGTTTTCTTGCATTTGGAGCCTCCATCTATTAGTTGGAGGCATGGTAAACCCCCAACTTATGGAATTGTTAACCAGCTTTTTGAAGAGGGAAGAACcaag GAATGGCCAAAAGGATCCTTAGAAGAAATAGTTCAAAATGCTGTCAAATCATGGGAAATGGAGCTTTCCCACAAGATTAAATTACAGGATTTCAACACCATAAATCCTCACAAGTTCAAGCTTTTTGTTAATG GAAGAGAAGGGCTTTCAGGAGAAGAAACACTGAGAATTGGAAGCTACAATGCATTCCTAAAGAGTCCGTTACCAGAGGAATTTCAATATTACAAAGCAGAGGAAGAGACATTTGAATCATCTCACGATGCATTTAGGTCTTGTTTTCCAAGAGGATTTGCATGGGAagttattgaagtttattcACCTCCTCCTTTGATTGCCTTCAAGTTTAGGCATTGGGGTTTTTTTGAAGGACCTTTCAAATCACATTCCCCAACTGGTGAATTGGTTCAATTCTCTGGCTTGGCAACTCTCAAG GTTGATGAATCACTGAGGGTTGAAGAAGCTGAAGTGTATTATGATCCAGCTGAGCTATTTGGAGGTCTTTTGAAGGGAAAAATTACTGCCTCAGAATCCCAAACCAAAGACAATGTGAAAGAAGATTTAGCAGCTTCAGTTGGCTGCCCATTCTTCAAACCAAAGGAGTGA
- the LOC101211238 gene encoding pathogen-related protein isoform X2: protein MELSHKIKLQDFNTINPHKFKLFVNGREGLSGEETLRIGSYNAFLKSPLPEEFQYYKAEEETFESSHDAFRSCFPRGFAWEVIEVYSPPPLIAFKFRHWGFFEGPFKSHSPTGELVQFSGLATLKVDESLRVEEAEVYYDPAELFGGLLKGKITASESQTKDNVKEDLAASVGCPFFKPKE, encoded by the exons ATGGAGCTTTCCCACAAGATTAAATTACAGGATTTCAACACCATAAATCCTCACAAGTTCAAGCTTTTTGTTAATG GAAGAGAAGGGCTTTCAGGAGAAGAAACACTGAGAATTGGAAGCTACAATGCATTCCTAAAGAGTCCGTTACCAGAGGAATTTCAATATTACAAAGCAGAGGAAGAGACATTTGAATCATCTCACGATGCATTTAGGTCTTGTTTTCCAAGAGGATTTGCATGGGAagttattgaagtttattcACCTCCTCCTTTGATTGCCTTCAAGTTTAGGCATTGGGGTTTTTTTGAAGGACCTTTCAAATCACATTCCCCAACTGGTGAATTGGTTCAATTCTCTGGCTTGGCAACTCTCAAG GTTGATGAATCACTGAGGGTTGAAGAAGCTGAAGTGTATTATGATCCAGCTGAGCTATTTGGAGGTCTTTTGAAGGGAAAAATTACTGCCTCAGAATCCCAAACCAAAGACAATGTGAAAGAAGATTTAGCAGCTTCAGTTGGCTGCCCATTCTTCAAACCAAAGGAGTGA
- the LOC101210747 gene encoding protein GRAVITROPIC IN THE LIGHT 1 isoform X4, translating into MEAFLAKLFANITALKAAYAQLQYAQCPFDVDGIQLADRSIVSELKSLSELKRCFVKKQFDLLLPETAMLSAELVEQKSVVKLYEISVKKLNSQVRLKDSEIIFLKEKLEEAKSNTKVLEKRMNQSGPLENLQLSAINSNHMARVLRHTVKTIRSFVQLLIDEMKCCGWDIGEAASAIEPHIVYFKEEHKCYAFEAFVCRVMFEGFHFPNFALPNESLPPDKNQQKKLYLRRFAETKSLKSKELIGHGQKPNSTFAKFCRVKYLQLIHPKMESSLFGNLNQRSLVSAGKIPETAFFATFADMARWVWLLHCLAFSFEPEASIFQVNKGCRFTDVYMKAVTEEIFFLSTQPDLGVAFTVVPGFFIGKTIIQCQVYLSQSQQQHHHHHNPVQTKQR; encoded by the coding sequence ATGGAAGCATTCCTTGCAAAATTGTTTGCTAATATTACAGCTTTGAAAGCTGCTTATGCTCAATTACAGTATGCACAATGTCCGTTTGATGTTGATGGGATCCAACTTGCGGATCGAAGTATCGTGTCGGAGTTGAAGAGTTTGTCTGAACTTAAACGATGTTTTGTTAAGAAGCAGTTTGATCTTCTTCTGCCCGAGACTGCAATGTTGTCAGCGGAACTTGTCGAGCAAAAGAGTGTTGTGAAACTGTATGAAATTTCAGTGAAGAAGCTGAACTCTCAGGTGAGACTTAAGGACTCTGAGATTATATTTCTCAAGGAGAAGTTGGAGGAAGCGAAGAGCAACACTAAGGTTCTAGAGAAGAGGATGAATCAAAGCGGACCACTCGAAAACCTTCAGCTTTCTGCTATAAACTCGAATCACATGGCTCGAGTCCTTCGTCATACGGTTAAAACCATTAGAAGTTTTGTCCAATTGTTGATTGATGAGATGAAATGCTGTGGTTGGGATATTGGTGAAGCTGCCTCTGCAATCGAACCACACATAGTTTACTTCAAAGAAGAGCATAAATGTTACGCTTTCGAGGCGTTCGTATGCCGAGTAATGTTTGAGGGCTTCCATTTCCCCAACTTTGCTCTTCCAAACGAGTCCCTACCACCCGACAAGAATCAGCAGAAGAAGCTATACTTGAGGAGGTTTGCcgaaacaaaatcattaaaatccAAAGAGCTCATTGGACATGGCCAGAAGCCCAATTCGACATTCGCCAAATTCTGCCGTGTCAAGTATTTGCAGCTAATACACCCTAAAATGGAGTCGTCGTTGTTCGGGAACTTGAACCAAAGAAGCCTAGTGAGTGCAGGTAAAATCCCAGAGACTGCATTCTTTGCCACATTTGCAGACATGGCTAGATGGGTGTGGCTTCTCCATTGCTTAGCCTTCTCCTTTGAACCGGAGGCATCAATCTTTCAAGTAAACAAAGGATGTCGATTCACCGACGTGTACATGAAAGCTGTAACGGAAGaaatcttcttcctttccacACAACCCGACCTTGGAGTGGCATTCACCGTCGTACCCGGATTCTTCATTGGTAAAACTATAATACAATGCCAAGTTTACCTATCTCAATCACAACAacaacatcatcatcatcataacCCTGTCCAGACAAAACAAAGGTAa
- the LOC101210747 gene encoding protein GRAVITROPIC IN THE LIGHT 1 isoform X2 — MGKRALLLPSMMDSVKPSAVSSKKSKLARTFAKVLHIRMLSGVSAVDGVEKGKRMPVVKNNGVADSESDSFDCSDEDQQERGAMEAFLAKLFANITALKAAYAQLQYAQCPFDVDGIQLADRSIVSELKSLSELKRCFVKKQFDLLLPETAMLSAELVEQKSVVKLYEISVKKLNSQVRLKDSEIIFLKEKLEEAKSNTKVLEKRMNQSGPLENLQLSAINSNHMARVLRHTVKTIRSFVQLLIDEMKCCGWDIGEAASAIEPHIVYFKEEHKCYAFEAFVCRVMFEGFHFPNFALPNESLPPDKNQQKKLYLRRFAETKSLKSKELIGHGQKPNSTFAKFCRVKYLQLIHPKMESSLFGNLNQRSLVSAGKIPETAFFATFADMARWVWLLHCLAFSFEPEASIFQVNKGCRFTDVYMKAVTEEIFFLSTQPDLGVAFTVVPGFFIGKTIIQCQVYLSQSQQQHHHHHNPVQTKQR; from the exons atggGAAAAAGAGCTCTCCTTCTCCCATCAATG ATGGATTCGGTAAAGCCGTCTGCTGTATCTTCGAAGAAGAGCAAGCTCGCTCGTACTTTTGCGAAAGTTCTTCACATTCGAATGTTGAGTGGAGTTTCAGCAGTCGATGGAGTCGAGAAAGGTAAACGGATGCCGGTGGTTAAGAATAATGGTGTAGCGGATAGTGAATCGGATTCGTTTGATTGCAGTGATGAAGATCAGCAAGAGAGAGGTGCAATGGAAGCATTCCTTGCAAAATTGTTTGCTAATATTACAGCTTTGAAAGCTGCTTATGCTCAATTACAGTATGCACAATGTCCGTTTGATGTTGATGGGATCCAACTTGCGGATCGAAGTATCGTGTCGGAGTTGAAGAGTTTGTCTGAACTTAAACGATGTTTTGTTAAGAAGCAGTTTGATCTTCTTCTGCCCGAGACTGCAATGTTGTCAGCGGAACTTGTCGAGCAAAAGAGTGTTGTGAAACTGTATGAAATTTCAGTGAAGAAGCTGAACTCTCAGGTGAGACTTAAGGACTCTGAGATTATATTTCTCAAGGAGAAGTTGGAGGAAGCGAAGAGCAACACTAAGGTTCTAGAGAAGAGGATGAATCAAAGCGGACCACTCGAAAACCTTCAGCTTTCTGCTATAAACTCGAATCACATGGCTCGAGTCCTTCGTCATACGGTTAAAACCATTAGAAGTTTTGTCCAATTGTTGATTGATGAGATGAAATGCTGTGGTTGGGATATTGGTGAAGCTGCCTCTGCAATCGAACCACACATAGTTTACTTCAAAGAAGAGCATAAATGTTACGCTTTCGAGGCGTTCGTATGCCGAGTAATGTTTGAGGGCTTCCATTTCCCCAACTTTGCTCTTCCAAACGAGTCCCTACCACCCGACAAGAATCAGCAGAAGAAGCTATACTTGAGGAGGTTTGCcgaaacaaaatcattaaaatccAAAGAGCTCATTGGACATGGCCAGAAGCCCAATTCGACATTCGCCAAATTCTGCCGTGTCAAGTATTTGCAGCTAATACACCCTAAAATGGAGTCGTCGTTGTTCGGGAACTTGAACCAAAGAAGCCTAGTGAGTGCAGGTAAAATCCCAGAGACTGCATTCTTTGCCACATTTGCAGACATGGCTAGATGGGTGTGGCTTCTCCATTGCTTAGCCTTCTCCTTTGAACCGGAGGCATCAATCTTTCAAGTAAACAAAGGATGTCGATTCACCGACGTGTACATGAAAGCTGTAACGGAAGaaatcttcttcctttccacACAACCCGACCTTGGAGTGGCATTCACCGTCGTACCCGGATTCTTCATTGGTAAAACTATAATACAATGCCAAGTTTACCTATCTCAATCACAACAacaacatcatcatcatcataacCCTGTCCAGACAAAACAAAGGTAa
- the LOC101210747 gene encoding protein GRAVITROPIC IN THE LIGHT 1 isoform X3, translating into MDSVKPSAVSSKKSKLARTFAKVLHIRMLSGVSAVDGVEKGKRMPVVKNNGVADSESDSFDCSDEDQQERGAMEAFLAKLFANITALKAAYAQLQYAQCPFDVDGIQLADRSIVSELKSLSELKRCFVKKQFDLLLPETAMLSAELVEQKSVVKLYEISVKKLNSQVRLKDSEIIFLKEKLEEAKSNTKVLEKRMNQSGPLENLQLSAINSNHMARVLRHTVKTIRSFVQLLIDEMKCCGWDIGEAASAIEPHIVYFKEEHKCYAFEAFVCRVMFEGFHFPNFALPNESLPPDKNQQKKLYLRRFAETKSLKSKELIGHGQKPNSTFAKFCRVKYLQLIHPKMESSLFGNLNQRSLVSAGKIPETAFFATFADMARWVWLLHCLAFSFEPEASIFQVNKGCRFTDVYMKAVTEEIFFLSTQPDLGVAFTVVPGFFIGKTIIQCQVYLSQSQQQHHHHHNPVQTKQR; encoded by the coding sequence ATGGATTCGGTAAAGCCGTCTGCTGTATCTTCGAAGAAGAGCAAGCTCGCTCGTACTTTTGCGAAAGTTCTTCACATTCGAATGTTGAGTGGAGTTTCAGCAGTCGATGGAGTCGAGAAAGGTAAACGGATGCCGGTGGTTAAGAATAATGGTGTAGCGGATAGTGAATCGGATTCGTTTGATTGCAGTGATGAAGATCAGCAAGAGAGAGGTGCAATGGAAGCATTCCTTGCAAAATTGTTTGCTAATATTACAGCTTTGAAAGCTGCTTATGCTCAATTACAGTATGCACAATGTCCGTTTGATGTTGATGGGATCCAACTTGCGGATCGAAGTATCGTGTCGGAGTTGAAGAGTTTGTCTGAACTTAAACGATGTTTTGTTAAGAAGCAGTTTGATCTTCTTCTGCCCGAGACTGCAATGTTGTCAGCGGAACTTGTCGAGCAAAAGAGTGTTGTGAAACTGTATGAAATTTCAGTGAAGAAGCTGAACTCTCAGGTGAGACTTAAGGACTCTGAGATTATATTTCTCAAGGAGAAGTTGGAGGAAGCGAAGAGCAACACTAAGGTTCTAGAGAAGAGGATGAATCAAAGCGGACCACTCGAAAACCTTCAGCTTTCTGCTATAAACTCGAATCACATGGCTCGAGTCCTTCGTCATACGGTTAAAACCATTAGAAGTTTTGTCCAATTGTTGATTGATGAGATGAAATGCTGTGGTTGGGATATTGGTGAAGCTGCCTCTGCAATCGAACCACACATAGTTTACTTCAAAGAAGAGCATAAATGTTACGCTTTCGAGGCGTTCGTATGCCGAGTAATGTTTGAGGGCTTCCATTTCCCCAACTTTGCTCTTCCAAACGAGTCCCTACCACCCGACAAGAATCAGCAGAAGAAGCTATACTTGAGGAGGTTTGCcgaaacaaaatcattaaaatccAAAGAGCTCATTGGACATGGCCAGAAGCCCAATTCGACATTCGCCAAATTCTGCCGTGTCAAGTATTTGCAGCTAATACACCCTAAAATGGAGTCGTCGTTGTTCGGGAACTTGAACCAAAGAAGCCTAGTGAGTGCAGGTAAAATCCCAGAGACTGCATTCTTTGCCACATTTGCAGACATGGCTAGATGGGTGTGGCTTCTCCATTGCTTAGCCTTCTCCTTTGAACCGGAGGCATCAATCTTTCAAGTAAACAAAGGATGTCGATTCACCGACGTGTACATGAAAGCTGTAACGGAAGaaatcttcttcctttccacACAACCCGACCTTGGAGTGGCATTCACCGTCGTACCCGGATTCTTCATTGGTAAAACTATAATACAATGCCAAGTTTACCTATCTCAATCACAACAacaacatcatcatcatcataacCCTGTCCAGACAAAACAAAGGTAa